A section of the Solea solea chromosome 17, fSolSol10.1, whole genome shotgun sequence genome encodes:
- the ak9 gene encoding adenylate kinase 9: MKGFVDNLTEDEAERLSLQTKPICFIVVGKPGVGKSTLAKIIAESWKCILIDDTDLLNTHIKNKTKQGEELLNILSEGKSIPEDKVLQLILDRLNSPDVAHYGYVLSCLPFMSEECLKVHEQIEVIKNLKLTVDFIINIKCADKDLAQRLSGLKQHPETGQVHTTDHWKVNIKENMDEEVEDEEELAAEEKPKKDIVDQMVCPSENLSNNAMTRINKYKEIILRPLEDFMAEHNPLYLLELDGNKKPEELHSSVMSRLGSMAITRASVPILLHQSDDEELPEDIDTEDLMRKMSSTKTVAPGFRWRRSRWGQTCPVALKEGQVIPGKPELSVGFQDKLYILSSQEAYRKFVANPRQYLLPPMPRPPCRVSIIGPPLAGKSTLCKLLAQHYNALVVDMEEMVQPVLAKTERERLDKVEEDTTQLAIKTITMKMEESGRQNSDESPSADVTEDHPEVKAMVQSALEETKQLSTSPFDLYAGVLGKCIQKIQDADTDAEARTGWVLDNFPKNISQMDALLQGETLPDIIFCLKDSGGHQVLKRMYEMNRESVDKALMKRMQDELSAKEKEAFSKNEHNSEEHSNLEAVAEETEEYPEQSGTSGPVHSDIIKNEAVTLPDHWELGYPDVPEMKDFKLELRQFVSEWEQMQRTVTVPYSELEIDGKSPEDLLCEMVLHMEKPFTYVPWELSAVDLDEEAEDAEALAELERDEESTSDHDAAEEEDEVDTTAKRLLGDTHHFCPVALKNHNVLKPCTDEISARYREKTFYFSSTEARDAFLQNPAQFVARSEALKPPALRVFFLGTRGSGKTSHGQWLAQQLSLFHIQFREQLQMLIMAKTKKQVLYADEVDNSEESLKHLNALIKEAKRQDREEEPVEDTSANMNNTEPKVVLTDEEMAIKAYLSNGDPLSPQVLDMVIAPYWKQEPYMSTGFILEGFPHHPDEVQYMMQQQLYPDIVVMMSVDVAEVQKRLLPTYLEKWREHRNHQDAQLNVLHDLRKKKQEENIVKRKAELMAEKGATSAKFHRDEEDNEEEEVTDNIEEEIEAILEDEFPLEEDNEDAKSEETEDAATERLEMEIEERFVSDENSLAIVTELLSEQNIPSISISASRKPRYVRHQLLQKLQPLLTNRESLFQKCQPISYSLAQKLLLSSYKFHSAFGCWDPIKLYKERNIIQPLQWPLSTTYPLIFNQYIYFFASKENRKTFMLNPLKYLRQPKPKPSLPVKMAVLGPPKSGKTSVAQMFAQKYGVARLSIGSVMRMVLDTQEHTDLAVQMKKHLSQGLVVPDELAIQCLEVALMSSVCITRGYVLDGFPMTLKQAEILGSRSIIPMIVTELELDTVEVLKRGHLDKMKPNKPHLMHDSTEILHIRNSHYKQEVEQVKKYFQQQYQNWIVLDALKSKWWIWSSLLKEVSISTTYIHNFLERAWSGKAACINRLCVTPQELHCRLGEFGLYCPVCLALHHHLVDRSETAALTHAAQYRGQYYKMCGGDHVEKFLSTPDQFVPPGCPHALPQPHLLPKKLTEIQVKDRFPQQVELKGFCPVTYLEGKQRYEALVQGKLEYAVEYKERIYIFKTKQEQEMFLRTPETYWDQSLPSKVPPLSEPVPLTSLPTLGYLEQGVAVAVIKATTAVGCLKPKYPFLSTKRSALVYVALYLKAFNHKSTDYTRQMYKKKLALFEENCALIPYLTSTMRGKYKPPRERPIDFEFKLNRFLALEDLPKVNCVL; the protein is encoded by the exons ATGAAGGGATTTGTGGACAACCTAACAGAAGATGAAGCTGAGAGACTGAGTCTTCAGACCAAACCCATCTGCTTCATTGTAGTTGGAAAACCG GGTGTTGGCAAGTCCACCTTAGCCAAAATAATTGCAGAGTCCTGGAAGTGTATCTTGATTGATG ACACAGATCtgctcaacacacacataaaaaataaaacaaagcaaggGGAAGAG CTCTTAAATATCTTATCTGAGGGGAAAAGCATACCAGAAGACAAGGTGCTGCAGCTGATTCTTGACAGACTGAACTCACCAGATGTGGCGCACTATG GATATGTGCTGAGCTGCCTGCCGTTTATGTCGGAGGAGTGTCTGAAAGTACATGAGCAGATTGAGGTGATCAAAAACCTCAAGCTTACTGTCGATTTCATCATTAATATCAAA TGTGCAGACAAGGACCTGGCCCAGAGGTTGTCAGGCCTGAAGCAGCATCCAGAGACAGGGCAGGTGCACACCACAGATCATTGGAAGGTGAACATCAAGGAGAACATGGATGAGGAAgtggaagatgaagaggagctG GCTGCTGAAGAGAAACCCAAAAAGGACATTGTTGACCAAATGGTGTGTCCATCAGAGAATCTGTCCAACAATGCTATGACTCGAATCAACAAGTATAAGGAAATTATTCTCAGACCACTGGAG GATTTCATGGCAGAGCACAACCCCCTCTATTTGTTGGAACTGGATGGGAACAAAAAACCTGAAGAGCTACACTCT TCGGTAATGTCCCGTCTTGGATCCATGGCAATAACACGTGCCTCAGTCCCCATCCTCCTCCACCAAAGTGATGATGAAGAATTACCAGAAGATATTGACACG GAGGACCTAATGAGAAAAATGTCTTCCACCAAGACAGTGGCCCCAGGCTTTAGGTGGAGAAGGAGCCGCTGGGGACAAACCTGTCCTGTTGCTCTGAAGGAGGGCCAGGTCATACCTGGCAAGCCTGAATTATCTGTAGG CTTCCAGGACAAACTGTACATCCTCTCATCTCAGGAGGCCTACCGGAAGTTTGTCGCAAACCCTAGACAGTACTTACTTCCTCCAATGCCCAGGCCCCCTTGCAGGGTTTCCATCATTGGGCCTCCTCTAGCAGGAAAGAGTACCCTGTGTAAGCTTCTAGCCCAACACTACAACGCATTGGTTGTTGACATGGAGGAAATGGTGCAGCCAGTTCTGGCTAAGACTGAACGGGAGAGGCTTGACAAAGTTGAAGAAGACACCACACAGCTGGCCATTAAGACAATCACAATGAAGATGGAGGAGAGTGGCAGACAGAATTCAG atgaaAGCCCTTCTGCAGACG TGACAGAGGATCACCCAGAGGTAAAAGCCATGGTGCAAAGTGCCCTGGAGGAAACCAAACAACTGAGTACATCTCCCTTTGACCTGTATGCTGGGGTCCTGGGGAAATGCATACAAAAG ATCCAAGATGCAGACACAGATGCAGAGGCCAGGACTGGATGGGTGCTTGACAACTTTCCCAAAAACATCTCACAAATGGATGCCTTACTTCAAGGTGAAACCCTGCCAGACATAATTTTTTGTCTCAAAGACAGTGGTGGACATCAAG TTTTGAAAAGAATGTATGAGATGAACCGAGAGAGTGTGGACAAAGCACTCATGAAGAGGATGCAGGACGAACTGTCTGCAAAGGAGAAAGAGGCATT CAGCAAAAATGAGCACAATTCAGAGGAACATTCAAATCTAGAGGCAGTAGCTGAGGAGACTGAAG AGTATCCTGAGCAATCAGGCACCAGCGGCCCCGTACATTCTGACATAATCAAAAACGAAG CTGTGACACTACCTGATCACTGGGAGTTGGGTTATCCAGATGTCCCAGAGATGAAGGACTTTAAACTGGAACTGCGACAGTTTGTGTCTGAATGGGAGCAAATGCAGCGCACTGTTACTGTTCCCTACTCAGAACTGGAGATTGATGGCAAAAGCCCTGAAGACTTGCTTTGTGAGATGGTGCTTCACATGGAGA AGCCCTTCACGTACGTGCCCTGGGAGCTGTCAGCCGTGGATCTGGATGAGGAGGCAGAGGATGCTGAAGCCTTAGCAGAGCTAGAGAGAGATGAGGAAAGCACCAGTGATCATgatgcagcagaggaggaagatgaa GTGGACACAACAGCCAAGAGGTTACTCGGTGATACTCATCATTTCTGCCCTGTGGCCTTAAAAAACCATAACGTCCTGAAGCCCTGTACAGATGAAATATCAGCCAGGTACCGCGAGAAAACCTTCTACTTCTCCAGCACTGAAGCAAGAGATGCCTTTCTTCAAAACCCTGCACAGTTTGTTGCAAGGAGTGAGGCACTCAAG CCTCCTGCTCTGCGGGTCTTTTTCCTCGGCACTCGTGGGTCAGGAAAGACCTCCCACGGTCAGTGGCTCGCACAACAGCTGAGCCTCTTCCATATTCAGTTCAGGGAGCAGCTCCAAATGCTCATCATGGCCAAGACAAAGAAGCAGGTGCTTTATGCTGATGAGGTAGATAACTCAGAGGAGTCTCTGAAACACCTGAATGCCCTTATTAAGGAGGCCAAGAggcaggacagagaggaggagcctgtggAGGATACTTCTGCCAACATGAACAACACTGAG CCAAAAGTGGTACTGACTGATGAGGAAATGGCCATCAAAGCCTATCTATCAAATGGCGATCCACTCAGTCCACAGGTCTTGGACATGGTTATTGCACCTTACTGGAAACAAGAGCCATACAT GTCCACTGGTTTTATCTTGGAGGGCTTCCCACATCATCCTGATGAGGTGCAGTACATGATGCAGCAACAGCTTTACCCTGACATTgtggtgatgatgtcagtggACGTCGCGGAGGTTCAGAAACGTCTGTTGCCGACATACCTGGAAAAGTGGCGTGAGCACCGCAACCACCAGGACGCACAGCTGAACGTCCTTCATGATCTGCGTAAGAAAAAACAG GAGGAGAACATTGTCAAGAGGAAGGCCGAACTAATGGCAGAGAAAGGTGCTACATCAGCAAAG TTTCACAGGGATGAAGaagacaatgaagaggaagaggttaCAGATAACATAGAGGAAGAAATAGAGGCCATTCTAGAGGATGAGTTTCCTTTAGAGGAGGATAATGAAGACGCAAAGAGTGAGGAGACTGAGGATGCAGCTACTGAGAGGCTGGAGATGGAGATAGAGGAGCGCTTTGTGTCGGATGAAAACAGTCTTGCTATTGTAACg GAGCTTTTAAGTGAGCAAAACATACCCAGCATCTCAATTAGTGCATCTCGAAAGCCTCGATATGTGCGGCATCAGCTCCTCCAGAAATTGCAACCTCTGCTGACTAACAGGGAGTCACTTTTCCAAAAGTGTCAACCAATCTCATACAGCCTggcacagaagctgctgctttCCTCTTACAAGTTCCACAGTGCCTTTGGCTGCTGGGATCCCATCAAG TTATACAAAGAGAGAAACATAATCCAGCCTCTGCAGTGGCCGCTCAGTACCACATATCCACTGATCTTCAATCAGTATATTTACTTCTTTGCATCGAAGGAAAACCGCAAGACATTTATGTTGAACCCTTTGAAGTATCTCAGGCAGCCAAAGCCAAAGCCATCCCTCCCTGTAAAAATGGCTGTCCTTGGACCGCCCAAATCTGGAAAAACCTCTG TGGCACAGATGTTTGCTCAGAAATACGGAGTGGCACGGCTGTCCATTGGCAGTGTTATGCGTATGGTGCTTGACACACAGGAGCACACTGACCTGGCAGTCCAGATGAAAAAGCATCTCTCCCAGGGCCTTGTTGTGCCAGATGAACTAGCCATTCAGTGTCTGGAGGTGGCGCTCATGAGCTCGGTTTGCATCACACGAGG GTATGTGTTGGACGGCTTTCCGATGACACTTAAACAGGCTGAAATCCTTGGTTCTCGAAGTATCATCCCCATGATAGTGACTGAGCTAGAGCTGGACACAGTGGAGGTGCTGAAAAGAGGTCATTTGGACAAGATGAAACCCAACAA GCCTCACCTGATGCACGACAGCACTGAGATCCTACACATTCGTAACTCTCATTACAAGCAGGAAGTTGAGCAGGTGAAGAAATACTTTCAGCAACAATATCAGAACTGGATTGTGCTTGATGCCCTAAAGAGCAAATGGTGGATATGGAGCAGCCTTTTAAAGGAAGTCAGTATCAGCACGACATATATCCACAACTTCCTTGAGAGAGCATGGAGCG GTAAAGCAGCCTGCATCAACAGGCTGTGTGTCACACCACAGGAGCTGCACTGTCGGCTTGGAGAGTTTGGCCTGTACTGTCCTGTCTGCCTGGCTTTACATCACCACCTAGTGGACCGCTCAGAAACTGCAGCTTTGACACACGCAGCCCAGTACAGGGGACAATATTACAAAATGTGTGGGGGAGACCATGTTGAG AAGTTCCTGTCCACTCCAGATCAGTTTGTGCCTCCTGGCTGCCCACATGCTCTCCCGCAACCCCACCTGCTGCCAAAAAAGCTAACTGAGATACAAGTGAAAGACAGGTTCCCACAGCAAGTCGAGTTGAAGGGCTTTTGCCCTGTCACTTACCTGGAGGGAAAGCAAAG GTATGAAGCCCTAGTTCAAGGAAAGTTGGAATATGCAGTGGAATACAAAGAACGTATTTATATCTTCAAGacaaaacaggaacaggaaatgtTTTTGAG GACTCCTGAGACCTACTGGGACCAGAGCCTGCCTAGTAAAGTTCCTCCTCTTAGTGAGCCTGTGCCCCTCACCTCTCTCCCAACACTGGGTTACCTGGAACAG GGTGTGGCAGTCGCAGTCATCAAGGCCACGACAGCTGTTGGATGTCTCAAACCTAAGTATCCCTTTCTCAGTACAAAACGATCAGCACTCGTCTATGTGGCCTTATATCTGAAAG cttTCAACCACAAAAGCACAGACTACACTCGTCAGATGTACAAAAAGAAGCTTGCCTTGTTTGAAGAGAACTGTGCCCTCATTCCCTACCTGACCTCAACCATGAGAGGGAAGTACAAGCCTCCCAGAGAGCGTCCCATTGACTTTGAATTCAAATTGAACAGGTTCCTGGCCTTGGAAGACCTGCCAAAAGTCAACTGTGTGCTGTAG